Part of the Candidatus Cloacimonadota bacterium genome is shown below.
ATATTCGATCCCTTCTCTGGAAGTAGCGATCGTATCTTCGATCAATTTAGGAATATCCTCGATAGATTTATATCTCTGATCGAGTTTCCTGCTCAATTCCCTGATCAAATCCTGACTCCCGTTTTCCTTTTTCAGGTTTTCCAACTTCAATTCTGCTATTTTTATAGCCAGATAATAGAATAAAGTAATTTGATTGATGAAACTTTTTGTAGCAGGAACAGCGATTTCCGGTCCGCAGAAAATGGGTATGGAAACATCGCTCTTTTCCTGTCCGAGAGTGGAATTCATATTATTCGCCAGCACGATCATCTTGATCTTCAGTCCGGAATCTTCCACATCATTGAAGATGTCGATCAGATCTTTTGTTTCACCGCTCTGGGAAACTCCGATGATGACATCATTATCCTTTAAACTTTTCGAATATTGTCCGCGGAAATCTCCCGGTAAGCAGGGAATTATTTCCAAATTGGCAATTTCATTAAAAAACAAAGCTGCAACTTTGGAAGCATGAAAAGAAGTTCCGCAGGCAATCGTATAAATATTACGATTGTTCTTGATGGAATTATCTATGATCTCCAGAAAATTCCTGATACTTTCCTGGAATTGTTTGACATCACTCAATTCCGAAATCGAATCTAAGGCTTTGGCAATGAGAAGTTTTTTCTTATCAAAATGAGATTCAAGCAGATCGATGAAAGTGTTTTTATCAGTGGAAAAGAAATACTTTTTCTCGAATCCTTCCGTAACCAGTACATCATAAATGGAAGTGTATTCTTCCCTCACTTTACGATAAAATTCCGCAGCTTTTTCGGAATCATTGAACTTATTAAAGATCTTACTTTGTTTTTGAAAATCGTCTTTTTTCAGAATATTCTCACCAATATCCTTCATCTCCTCATGAATATTTTCCCGTTTCAGAAGTTCGACCATTCTGCGACCGGTATTCGATCCTCCCTGGAAAAGTTTGATCAACTTGCCGGAAGTTTCGATCTCTGCCTGGATCTCCTGTTCCATAAAATATTCAAAAGGTGGAATAAGTTCCGTATCTTCCGCACGCAATTTGGAGCGAACCGGTTTTTTCTCTATCTTTGAACCTTGTTTGATGATCAGATCAGGTTGATTCGGTCTTTTTATTTTAAGATCTTTGAAAGCATAAACATTGAAATTATTCTGATCATACTCGACAAATTCACCTTCCCGCAGATTGACCAGCATTTTCGTAAAGCGCAGAACAGCAGTCAGATCAGAAGAAGCTAAACCGAAATTATTACTATCTATTTCACCAATCCCGAAATACAGACTACTTCCCGCTTTGATCGCATAAACCATTTCCGTGTGAGGATCAACGATCACTGCTGCATAAGAACCGACCATTTTTTTGGAAGCATTAATGATCGCCTGTCGCATGCAGGCTCGACGCTTTTCCGGTATGAAATGTTCGTTGCTTGCGATCTTGCTCAACTCATTATCAAAATAGTGTTCAACCGTATGTACCAGCATTTCACCGTCATTATCTGAGACAACATTATGACCTTCGGAAAGGAGGAATTTTTTCAATTCCCGTGTGTTGGTGATATTGCCGTTATGAGCACCGTAAATAAAATTTTTGCATTTCACGATATGCGGTTGGGCATTCTTTTTGGTCACAGTTCCGAAAGTTGCCCAGCGTACCTGTCCGCAGAATATTTTCCCGGCCTGTTCTTCAATACCGAGAGTTTTTACAAGGGTGCTGGGAGCTCCCACATCTTTAAGTAAAGTTACTTCCATATTTTTTGTCTGGAAAACACCGCCAGTCGAGTCATAACCGCGATATTCGAGTGCTTTCAATAAAGTCGAGGCATATTTTCCTAAATTCAGCGAGACTTTGGAAAGACTCAATCCCAGAACTCCGCATCCGGTCCCGAACACAGGAATCGGGATAGAAATTTTCAATTTTGTAAGGAATTTCAAATTCATTATTTTACCTTTTTTATTTCTTCTTGCTTCTCTTATGTTCCTTCTCTTTTAATAGAAGGATACAATGATGAGTCACAATTTCTGCTCTAAAATTTTTTTCGCAATTTCAAAGTCAATAAGTTCCGTAATTTTAAAATTTTTGGAACTTCCTTCTAAATAAAAAACCGGTTCTCCGAAATGCTCCAGGATAGCAGCATCATCCGTGAAATAAAGATTTTTTGCTTTTGCCTGCTGATGATATTTTTTAATGAGATGAAAATCAAAAACCTGCGGAGTGAGAGCATTCATCAGGTTTTCTCGGGGAATCGTTTCTATGATCTTTTCCTCATCCACCTTTTTGATCGTGTTCTTCATCCCGCTGACAATGATCACTGCTTTCTGTGTTTGAACTTTCTCGATCAATTCCGAGATCTCCTGCTCCGAAATAAAAGGTCGAACTCCATCATGAATGAGCACATAATCCGTATCTGCCGGACAATTTATTAACGCATTATAAACCGAATCCTGCCGCTCTTTTCCACCAATAATAAATTCGATTTCGGGGAATTCTTTTGAAGTCAGCTCTTTTGATCTTTCAAATTCATCCGGAGGGAGAGAAACCAGCACATTATCTATTTGCGGGTGAAGATAGAATTTATCAATTGTATAAAAAAGAAGCGGACGACCGGCTATTTCCAAAAACTGCTTTTTTGTTCCGGACTGGAAACGCTTACCGCTTCCTCCGGCAGTAATTATTGCAGCTATTTTACTTTTATTATTTTGCATATTGGAGAAGCAAAAAAGGGAGAGATTTATGTCAATTTGTTTTTTTCTCCGCACAGGCGCGAAGGAAGGTGAATGTTCACTCTCTAAACCGCTTTTCTCAATAAGTTATACTTCACAACATCAATAACATTGCACAGATTGACATTTTCTTGACATTCATAATAAAATCACCGCGGAAATCCCCTTCCGGAGATTCCCTGAGAACATTATTCTACTTATTTTTTTGTCAGGTTTGATACCGATGGGATCGCTGAAACCGGAAATGAGTTATAATATTTGATGGTTCATCGCGCCTTTGCGTAGAATAATCCCTTTTTTCCTTGACGGTTAAATCCTCTTTTTTTCCCTTTAGAAATAAATAAAAAGGAAAGTATTTAAGGCTTATAAAAATAGATGAGAATAAATAAATTTTTAGCGAAATGCAATCTGGGATCGAGAAGAGCTGTCGAGGAACTAGTTAAAAATGGTGAGATAGCTGTTAACGGGAATCTTTGTTTTGATCTGACAACTCAAATCGATCCGGAAAATGATGAAGTTGAATTTAAAGGGAAAAAAATCCTTCCCAAAAATGAAAAAATATATCTGATGCTGAATAAACCGAAGAAATACCTGGTTGCACATCAGGATGCTTTTGATCGGAAAACGGTTTATGAACTGCTGCCGGATTTTGATGTTCACCTGTTTGCGGTCGGCAGGCTGGATTATATGTCGGAAGGACTGCTTTTATTGACCAGCGATGGAGATTTTGCCAATAAGATCATTCATCCCCGCTACAAATTACCGAAAGTGTATAAAGTGCTGGTAAAAGGAAATCTCGATAACGAGCAATTGCAAAAACTTCGGGATGGAATTGTTATCGAAGGAAAAAAGACTCAACCGGCAATTGTGTTTGTGAAAAATAGATCACAAGGGAAAATC
Proteins encoded:
- the ispD gene encoding 2-C-methyl-D-erythritol 4-phosphate cytidylyltransferase encodes the protein MQNNKSKIAAIITAGGSGKRFQSGTKKQFLEIAGRPLLFYTIDKFYLHPQIDNVLVSLPPDEFERSKELTSKEFPEIEFIIGGKERQDSVYNALINCPADTDYVLIHDGVRPFISEQEISELIEKVQTQKAVIIVSGMKNTIKKVDEEKIIETIPRENLMNALTPQVFDFHLIKKYHQQAKAKNLYFTDDAAILEHFGEPVFYLEGSSKNFKITELIDFEIAKKILEQKL
- a CDS encoding SIS domain-containing protein — protein: MNLKFLTKLKISIPIPVFGTGCGVLGLSLSKVSLNLGKYASTLLKALEYRGYDSTGGVFQTKNMEVTLLKDVGAPSTLVKTLGIEEQAGKIFCGQVRWATFGTVTKKNAQPHIVKCKNFIYGAHNGNITNTRELKKFLLSEGHNVVSDNDGEMLVHTVEHYFDNELSKIASNEHFIPEKRRACMRQAIINASKKMVGSYAAVIVDPHTEMVYAIKAGSSLYFGIGEIDSNNFGLASSDLTAVLRFTKMLVNLREGEFVEYDQNNFNVYAFKDLKIKRPNQPDLIIKQGSKIEKKPVRSKLRAEDTELIPPFEYFMEQEIQAEIETSGKLIKLFQGGSNTGRRMVELLKRENIHEEMKDIGENILKKDDFQKQSKIFNKFNDSEKAAEFYRKVREEYTSIYDVLVTEGFEKKYFFSTDKNTFIDLLESHFDKKKLLIAKALDSISELSDVKQFQESIRNFLEIIDNSIKNNRNIYTIACGTSFHASKVAALFFNEIANLEIIPCLPGDFRGQYSKSLKDNDVIIGVSQSGETKDLIDIFNDVEDSGLKIKMIVLANNMNSTLGQEKSDVSIPIFCGPEIAVPATKSFINQITLFYYLAIKIAELKLENLKKENGSQDLIRELSRKLDQRYKSIEDIPKLIEDTIATSREGIEYISSKIYMEPSLHILATKMIGVAKEGALKIRETVLNHAEGGEASEFKHGPNTILGKNTVFGFKNVRKMIRYFNEILEKAFDLA
- a CDS encoding rRNA pseudouridine synthase; the encoded protein is MRINKFLAKCNLGSRRAVEELVKNGEIAVNGNLCFDLTTQIDPENDEVEFKGKKILPKNEKIYLMLNKPKKYLVAHQDAFDRKTVYELLPDFDVHLFAVGRLDYMSEGLLLLTSDGDFANKIIHPRYKLPKVYKVLVKGNLDNEQLQKLRDGIVIEGKKTQPAIVFVKNRSQGKIQLRMTIFEGRKRQIRRMIGKIDGEVLELKRLQIADVKLGKLPTGMWRMLKPNEVLSLMNYKKKRD